The following coding sequences lie in one Vitis vinifera cultivar Pinot Noir 40024 chromosome 19, ASM3070453v1 genomic window:
- the LOC100257271 gene encoding probable folate-biopterin transporter 4, which produces MIEWLKQLRKSFGFSFLWLICLIYFTQGFRTFVWTAVSYQLKDRLKLSPSASQFVYSIAIFPWSIKPLYGILSDCIPIGGRKRIPYLVVASIFSLFPWLVLGLNAPLMDSKVHLMISLTVQNLGSAMADVVVDAMIAEAVRFERAAFTGDLQSLSWLAMAIGGICGSLLGGYALTNIEIGQIFLLFSLLPSIQLLSCGLVKENPLGSKFLPELSNSGSSQIVNGDNNVLDEDSSNSERSRISTSRRKKRRTNKKKRVVIKSKSQISEKDGSLALQWFHTLKMAACSLYSAFRQPIILRPMAWFFLAHVSVPNLSTVMFYYQTEFLNLEASFLGTVRVVGWLGLMLGTFTYNHYLKKMRLRRILMLAHVGYSFMSLLNIALVARTNVVFGISDKIMVLCGSAFHDAIHQFKFMPFLILSGRLCPPGIEGTLFALFMSINNLGATIGSFMGAGLASVLNISSGSFDNLLLGMVIQVLCTFIPIAFLFLIPKEATGIST; this is translated from the exons ATGATAGAATGGCTAAAACAACTACGAAAATCATTTGGGTTTTCATTCCTCTGGCTTATCTGCTTGATTTACTTCACCCAG GGTTTCAGAACTTTTGTATGGACAGCAGTTTCCTACCAGCTAAAAGACAGGCTTAAGTTGTCACCCTCAGCCTCTCAATTTGTGTATTCAATAGCAATCTTCCCATGGAGCATAAAACCATTATATGG AATTTTGTCCGACTGTATTCCAATTGGAGGAAGAAAAAGGATTCCATACTTGGTGGTTGCATCCatattctctctttttccaTGGCTCGTTTTAGGCCTAAATGCACCCCTAATGGATTCCAAAGTGCACCTCATGATCTCCTTAACAGTGCAGAACCTTGGCTCAGCCATGGCAGATGTTGTGGTTGATGCGATGATTGCAGAGGCAGTAAGATTTGAAAG GGCTGCATTTACTGGAGACCTCCAGTCACTATCTTGGTTGGCAATGGCTATTGGAGGAATATGTGGGAGTTTGTTGGGAGGATATGCATTAACTAACATAGAAATAggtcaaatatttcttttattctctttacTTCCATCCATACAGCTATTATCATGTGGTTTGGTCAAGGAGAATCCTTTAGGCAGTAAATTTTTGCCCGAGCTTTCTAATTCAGGAAGCTCCCAGATAGTGAATGGAGACAATAATGTTCTGGATGAAGATTCTTCCAATTCTGAAAGGTCCAGAATTAGTACTTCGAGGAGAAAGAAGAGACgaacaaacaaaaagaagagaGTGGTCATTAAAAGTAAATCCCAGATCTCAGAAAAAGATGGATCATTGGCGTTACAGTGGTTCCACACTCTGAAAATGGCCGCTTGTAGTTTGTACTCTGCTTTTAGACAGCCAATCATTTTGAG ACCAATGGCGTGGTTTTTCCTAGCACATGTTTCTGTTCCAAACCTTTCAACTGTCATGTTCTATTACCAGACAGAGTTCTTGAACTTGGAAGCATCATTTCTGGGGACTGTCCGTGTTGTTGGGTGGTTAGGCCTCATGCTTGGAACATTCACTTATAATCATTACTTGAAGAAGATGAGACTAAGAAGAATTCTGAT GTTGGCTCATGTTGGTTATTCTTTCATGAGTCTTCTAAATATTGCTTTAGTGGCTCGAACAAATGTTGTATTTGGCATATCGGATAAGATCATGGTGCTATGTGGTTCTGCTTTTCATGATGCCATCCATCAATTCAA GTTTATGCCATTCCTCATATTATCTGGACGGCTATGCCCGCCTGGTATTGAAGGGACTTTATTTGCCCTGTTCATGTCAATAAACAATCTTGGGGCCACCATCGGATCATTTATGGGTGCTGGGTTGGCTTCAGTTCTAAACATCTCTTCGGGTTCTTTTGACAACCTTCTTTTGGGCATGGTGATTCAAGTCCTCTGCACTTTCATCCCAATTGCTTTCCTATTTTTGATACCAAAGGAGGCTACAGGGATATCGACATAA
- the LOC100262383 gene encoding vacuolar protein sorting-associated protein 22 homolog 1, producing the protein MRRRPGIGGLQTAAATRDQYRLLGENVAKIRTDLMKEQLTTFRSQLEDFARKHKNDIRKNPAFRSQFHEMCAKVGVDPLASNKGFWAELLGIGDFYYELGVQIVDICLATRVHNGGLIDLQELCNLLCQRRKSAHGAVSEDDCLRAISKLKVLGSGFEVISVGKRKLVRSVPTELNKDHNAILELAQAQGFVTVEEVERRLSWPSGRATDALETLLDEGLAMIDDGHRDGKRRYWFPCASSLSAVGADILKI; encoded by the exons ATGAGACGACGACCTGGAATTGGCGGTTTACAGACCGCTGCTGCCACTAGG GATCAGTATCGGTTGCTCGGAGAAAATGTAGCGAAGATACGAACAGATCTCATGAAGGAGCAACTCACCACGTTTCGATCTCAGTTGGAAGATTTTGCTCGCAAACACAAG AATGACATTCGCAAGAACCCTGCTTTCAGATCACAGTTCCATGAGATGTGTGCTAAAGTAGGAGTAGACCCCTTGGCATCGAATAAGGGATTTTGGGCAGAGCTATTAGGAATTGGTGACTTCTATTATGAACTTG GTGTGCAAATTGTTGACATATGCTTAGCGACAAGAGTTCACAATGGAGGTTTGATCGACTTGCAGGAACTGTGCAATTTGCTTTGCCAGAGACGTAAAAGTGCTCATGGAGCTGTATCTGAAGATGACTGCTTGCGTGCCATAAGTAAGCTGAAG GTATTGGGTAGTGGTTTTGAGGTGATATCTGTTGGAAAGCGAAAGCTTGTTAGGTCTGTCCCTACAGAGTTGAACAAAGACCATAATGCAATTCTAGAGCTGGCTCAG GCTCAAGGTTTTGTTACTGTTGAAGAGGTGGAAAGACGGCTCTCCTGGCCCTCTGGGCGCGCCACTGATGCCCTTGAAACTTTATTGGAC GAAGGTCTTGCAATGATTGATGATGGTCACAGAGATGGCAAACGCCGGTACTGGTTTCCCTGTGCATCTTCACTCTCTGCTGTAGGAGCTGATATTCTCAAGATTTGA